Proteins from a single region of Antechinus flavipes isolate AdamAnt ecotype Samford, QLD, Australia chromosome 2, AdamAnt_v2, whole genome shotgun sequence:
- the LOC127546819 gene encoding olfactory receptor 6B2-like: MKGKNISYISEFILLGFPTTPRLQYFLFLLFLFVYLFVFLENFIIIFTIWVNNSLHKPMYYFLGNMSFLEVWYVSDIIPKMLSGFLFQQKSISFVGCMIQLFFFLSLVCTECVLLASMAYDRYVAICYPLRYGVIMTTKLCIQLVAFSYATAFIISVIKVYFISHATFCGSSVINHFFCDISPILKLACTDFSTAELVDFILGFIILVFPLISTMLSYGYISSAVIRIPSSTGRWKAFSTCASHLIVVIIFYTALIFIYVRPQAIDQKSSNKLISAIYTIVTPIVNPLIYCLRNKEFKNSFKKTLGLAHTLEK, from the coding sequence atgaaaggaaagaacatCAGCTACATCAGTGAATTCATTCTCCTAGGCTTCCCCACAACCCCACGGctccagtattttctttttcttctcttcctttttgtttatctctttgtattcttagaaaaCTTCATTATCATCTTCACTATCTGGGTCAACAATTCCCTTCATAAGCCTATGTACTATTTCTTAGGAAATATGTCATTCCTTGAAGTTTGGTATGTCTCTGACATCATTCCCAAGATGCTGAGTGGTTTTCTCTTTCAGCAAAAAAGCATTTCATTTGTTGGATGCATGATCcagttgtttttcttcctttctcttgtctGCACTGAGTGTGTCCTTCTGGCCTCCATGGCCTATGACCGCTATGTAGCCATCTGTTACCCACTCAGGTATGGAGTAATCATGACTACAAAGCTTTGTATACAGCTGGTGGCCTTTTCCTATGCAACTGCCTTCATCATCTCTGTGATCAAAGTCTACTTTATCTCTCATGCCACATTCTGTGGGTCTAGTGTCATTAATCACTTTTTCTGTGATATCTCCCCTATTCTTAAACTAGCTTGCACAGACTTCTCAACCGCTGAACTTGTAGACTTCATCCTGGGGTTTATCATATTGGTGTTTCCACTCATTTCTACCATGCTGTCATATGGTTATATCTCTTCAGCTGTTATACGGATACCATCATCCACAGGCCGTTGGAAAGCCTTCTCTACATGTGCTTCTCATCTCATCGTTGTGATCATTTTCTATACAGCCTTGATCTTCATATATGTCCGTCCCCAGGCCATTGACCAAAAGAGTTCCAACAAACTGATTTCAGCTATATACACTATTGTAACTCCAATTGTGAATCCTCTGATCTATTGTCTGAGAAATAAAGAATTCaagaattcctttaaaaagaCTCTGGGGCTAGCTCATACTCTTGAAAAGTGA
- the LOC127547053 gene encoding olfactory receptor 2D2-like, which yields MNQNNYTWVTEFLLLGLSDDPQTQLLLIVLFLGVYLTTVLGSLLLIYLVLTDSQLHTPMYFFLWNLSLADLGLSTVIVPQAVVHMLTRRNVISFLGCAAQIFLSIISGATQSSLLAVMSYDRYLAICDPMHYSLIMTEKICGQLALGCWVSGIVTSSVDTIFTTCLPYQGDNRIAHFFCDAPILLSLASGDTHKVEIAIFSMGVLMLLVPLALILISYGAIIVTVIRMKTTSGRLKAFFTCGSHLLVVILFYGTLIISYMTPKSSREQMKRVAVFYGVINPMLNPLIYSLRNKDVMRAFKNIVNRR from the coding sequence ATGAACCAGAACAACTACACCTGGGTGACAGAATTTCTCCTTCTGGGACTTTCTGATGACCCTCAGACTCAGCTGCTACTCATTGTATTGTTCTTGGGGGTCTACTTAACCACTGTGCTTGGGAGTTTACTCCTCATCTACCTAGTTCTAACTGACTCCCAGCTCCATACACCCATGTACTTTTTCCTCTGGAACTTGTCCCTGGCTGACCTTGGCCTTTCTACTGTCATAGTTCCCCAAGCAGTAGTTCACATGCTAACTAGAAGAAATGTCATTTCCTTCCTTGGATGTGCAGCtcagatttttctttccatcatttctGGAGCTACCCAGTCTTCACTATTAGCTGTGATGTCCTATGACCGGTACTTGGCAATCTGTGACCCTATGCATTATTCTCTTATCATGACAGAAAAGATATGTGGCCAATTGGCATTGGGGTGCTGGGTCAGCGGCATTGTAACATCCTCAGTGGACACTATATTCACAACTTGTCTCCCCTATCAAGGAGACAATAGGATTGCTCATTTCTTTTGTGATGCTCCAATTCTCCTGAGTCTAGCATCTGGAGACACTCATAAAGTAGAGATAGCCATTTTTTCCATGGGTGTACTGATGCTTCTTGTACCTTTGGCCCTGATCCTGATCTCTTATGGTGCTATTATAGTGACTGTCATCAGGATGAAGACAACCTCAGGAAGACTAAAAGCTTTCTTCACCTGTGGCTCCCATCTCCTTGTGGTCATCCTTTTTTATGGTacactaatcatttcttatatgaCACCCAAATCCTCCAGGGAGCAGATGAAGCGTGTTGCTGTATTCTATGGTGTCATAAACCCTATGCTTAATCCTCTCATCTACAGCCTGAGGAATAAGGATGTGATGAGGGCATTCAAGAATATAGTCAATAGGAGGTAA